A genome region from candidate division KSB1 bacterium includes the following:
- a CDS encoding fumarylacetoacetate hydrolase family protein, which translates to MQTFAYTTERGEPRIGVMVQHKPFDFTRIWQIYKDIHNSPKTPDYHFIQIMIETGNFNAEALNEVVHEVQEFRGLTDLAIQGNINYAVPIQRPQNILCLGRNYKKHAEEMNNKPPDEPILFAKCPSALLPHQGAIRIAKDIGRVDHEIELAIVIGKETIRVSQQNAMQHVAGFSIANDVSARDLQAEYKKRGLPWTLCKGMDTFLPMGPYLVPADAIDNPQNLTLKCKVNSEMRQTSSTAEMIFDIPYIISYISKYITLQAGNIICTGTPEGVSRLNPGDTVQCSIDGLGVLSNRVMEG; encoded by the coding sequence ATGCAGACCTTTGCCTATACCACTGAGCGCGGCGAACCCAGAATCGGGGTGATGGTTCAACACAAACCATTTGATTTTACCCGTATCTGGCAGATTTACAAAGACATCCACAATTCGCCGAAAACCCCGGATTATCATTTTATCCAGATCATGATCGAAACCGGCAATTTCAACGCCGAAGCGTTGAATGAAGTCGTGCACGAGGTGCAGGAATTCCGCGGACTGACCGATCTGGCCATCCAGGGCAATATCAATTACGCGGTTCCCATTCAGCGGCCGCAGAATATTTTGTGCCTGGGGCGGAATTACAAAAAACACGCGGAGGAAATGAACAACAAACCGCCGGACGAACCCATTCTGTTTGCCAAATGTCCCTCCGCCCTTCTGCCGCATCAGGGCGCCATCCGCATTGCCAAAGACATCGGCCGCGTCGATCACGAAATCGAACTGGCGATTGTGATCGGCAAAGAAACCATACGCGTGAGCCAGCAAAACGCCATGCAGCACGTGGCCGGATTCAGCATTGCCAATGACGTGAGCGCGCGCGATCTGCAGGCAGAATACAAGAAACGCGGACTCCCCTGGACCCTGTGCAAGGGTATGGACACCTTTCTGCCCATGGGCCCGTATCTGGTGCCGGCGGACGCGATAGACAACCCGCAGAACCTGACTCTAAAATGCAAAGTCAACAGCGAGATGCGGCAGACCTCCAGCACCGCGGAAATGATCTTTGATATTCCCTACATCATTTCCTATATCTCGAAATATATCACCCTGCAGGCTGGCAATATCATCTGTACCGGCACACCGGAAGGCGTATCGCGGTTGAATCCCGGAGATACCGTGCAATGCAGCATTGACGGACTGGGCGTGTTGAGCAATCGGGTGATGGAGGGGTAA